One part of the Phragmites australis chromosome 3, lpPhrAust1.1, whole genome shotgun sequence genome encodes these proteins:
- the LOC133910689 gene encoding uncharacterized protein LOC133910689: MEAESSVRFGLDVSASSVRSGSGTQVIPAAGMIHPGLGSLLSGVGMSTAAGFVLPAGALTSAGYGAVPSVPHAAFHQVAMAAGLAPEGGGNGERPPPPPQKGPWTAEEDDILKDMVREHGDRKWAVIARFLPGRIGKQCRERWTNHLRPDILKSIWTEEDDKALIEAHKSHGNRWSVIARYLPGRSENAVKNHWNTTRRSINAKRRLKKNGQAAPDEWSILEEYIRSLYPAATDLAVPLQPAVSPASYNLEYGDLVGPPAAAASPLTSSQLTGFGTYGNPVNSSHLGTVNVNAPLLLNHNAYHGELPQAMTTAQPWMIAQDLQAPYTNLTTYPFVDNFVWPSSSVQTNGSHCYYCSDPAGPSSGAGPNNVDVVQMASTEFLTPSEDEITLDLARFM; this comes from the exons ATGGAGGCAGAGAGCTCGGTCCGTTTCGGCCTGGACGTGTCAGCTAGTTCCGTGCGCTCCGGTAGCGGCACTCAAGTGATCCCGGCCGCGGGCATGATCCACCCCGGCTTGGGCTCGCTCCTTTCCGGGGTCGGCATGTCGACGGCGGCAGGTTTCGTCCTGCCCGCGGGAGCCCTTACGTCCGCCGGATACGGCGCCGTCCCCAGCGTTCCGCACGCCGCGTTCCACCAGGTTGCGATGGCGGCCGGGCTGGCCCCAGAGGGAGGCGGCAACGGCgagaggccgccgccgccgccgcagaagGGCCCCTGGACCGCTGAAGAGGACGA CATTCTCAAGGACATGGTGAGGGAGCACGGCGACCGGAAGTGGGCTGTGATAGCGCGGTTCCTTCCGGGCCGGATCGGCAAGCAGTGCCGCGAGCGATGGACCAACCACCTGCGCCCCGACATCCTCAAG AGCATCTGGACCGAGGAGGACGATAAGGCGCTGATCGAAGCGCACAAGTCGCACGGAAACCGGTGGTCGGTGATCGCGAGGTACCTCCCAGGGCGGTCGGAGAACGCCGTCAAGAACCACTGGAACACCACCAGGCGGAGCATCAACGCAAAGCGCCGACTGAAGAAGAACGGACAGGCAGCTCCCGACGAATGGTCCATCCTAGAAGAGTACATCCGCAGCTTGTACCCTGCTGCCACCGACCTCGCCGTACCGCTGCAACCGGCGGTCTCTCCTGCATCATACAACCTCGAGTATGGTGATCTCGTGGGTccacccgccgccgctgcctcgcCGCTGACCAGCTCCCAGCTGACCGGGTTTGGCACGTACGGCAACCCCGTCAACTCATCCCACTTGGGGACGGTGAACGTGAACGCACCATTGCTGCTGAACCACAATGCTTACCACGGCGAGCTGCCTCAGGCGATGACGACGGCACAGCCGTGGATGATTGCTCAAGACCTTCAGGCTCCCTACACCAACCTGACCACCTACCCGTTCGTTGACAACTTCGTGTGGCCGTCGTCGTCCGTCCAGACCAATGGGAGCCACTGCTACTACTGCAGTGACCCAGCAGGCCCAAGCAGCGGCGCCGGTCCGAACAATGTGGACGTCGTGCAGATGGCCTCGACGGAATTCCTGACGCCGTCGGAAGACGAGATCACCCTCGACCTCGCCAGGTTCATGTGA